A genomic region of Pelodiscus sinensis isolate JC-2024 chromosome 19, ASM4963464v1, whole genome shotgun sequence contains the following coding sequences:
- the CDK4 gene encoding cyclin-dependent kinase 4 produces the protein MAKEMRAQYEPVAEIGVGAYGTVYKARDLQSGKFVALKNVRVQTNENGLPLSTVREVALLKRLEHFDHPNIVRLMDVCATARAERETKVTLVFEHVDQDLKTYLDKAPAPGLPAEKIKELMRQFLSGLDFLHSNCIVHRDLKPENILVTSSGQVKLADFGLARIYSCQMALTPVVVTLWYRAPEVLLQSTYATPVDMWSVGCIFAEMFRRKPLFCGSSEADQLGKIFDMIGLPAEDDWPLDVALPHCAFTARSPQPVERFVPELEQLGAQLLLEMLTFNPYQRISAFSALHHLYLQDRGPADG, from the exons ATGGCGAAGGAGATGCGGGCGCAGTACGAGCCGGTGGCGGAAATCGGCGTCGGCGCCTACGGCACCGTCTACAAGGCCCGGGACCTGCAGAGTGGCAAGTTCGTGGCCCTCAAGAACGTGCGGGTGCAGACCAACGAGAACGGGCTGCCGCTGTCCACCGTGCGCGAGGTGGCGCTGCTCAAGCGCCTGGAGCACTTCGACCACCCCAACATCGTccg GTTGATGGACGTGTGCGCGACCGCCCGGGCGGAGCGGGAGACCAAGGTGACCCTGGTCTTCGAGCACGTGGACCAGGACCTGAAGACGTATCTGGACAAGGCGccggcccctggcttgccagCGGAGAAGATAAAG GAGCTGATGCGCCAGTTCCTGAGCGGCCTGGACTTCCTGCACTCGAATTGCATCGTGCATCGCGACCTGAAGCCGGAGAACATCCTGGTGACCAGCAGCGGGCAAGTGAAGCTGGCGGACTTCGGCCTGGCCCGGATCTACAGCTGCCAGATGGCCCTGACCCCCGTG GTGGTTACCTTGTGGTACCGCGCCCCCGAAGTGCTGCTCCAGTCGACCTACGCCACCCCCGTGGACATGTGGAGCGTCGGCTGCATCTTTGCCGAGATGTTCCGGCGAAA gccccTCTTCTGCGGCAGCTCCGAGGCTGACCAGCTGGGCAAGATTTTTGA catgaTCGGGCTCCCGGCGGAGGACGACTGGCCCCTGGACGTGGCCCTGCCGCACTGCGCCTTCACGGCACGCTCCCCGCAGCCCGTGGAGAGGTTtgtgccagagctggagcagctgggagcgCAGCTTCTCCTG GAGATGCTGACCTTTAACCCCTACCAGCGGATCTCGGCCTTCAGTGCACTGCATCACCTTTACCTCCAGGACAGGGGCCCGGCGGATGGGTAG